A single window of Syntrophotalea acetylenica DNA harbors:
- the gluQRS gene encoding tRNA glutamyl-Q(34) synthetase GluQRS, whose translation MNELHISHRTAATTGVVGRFAPSPTGALHFGSLVTAVGSYCFARQAGGRWLVRMEDLDGPRLVPGAADEILRTLERLGLEWDGEILFQSRRVERYEAVLDQLRRSGHLFACACSRKEVLASAPHRGEEGPVYAGTCRDGLPPGRPARAWRLRVPHCTVGFHDCLNGEYRQCLAEDVGDFVLRRADGLFAYQLAVVVDDAESGVTQVVRGADLLSSTPRQIYLHHCLGFAVPCYAHLPLALAPDGEKLSKRHGAVSLDRDGGGNLICQALRFLGQNVPEGLQGAQPAEVLSWAVRHFDRAKVPRSR comes from the coding sequence ATGAACGAGCTGCATATATCCCATCGCACAGCCGCAACCACCGGGGTCGTCGGGCGTTTTGCACCCAGCCCCACGGGCGCGCTGCATTTTGGTTCACTGGTGACGGCGGTAGGCAGCTACTGCTTCGCCAGGCAGGCCGGAGGCCGCTGGCTGGTGCGCATGGAGGACCTGGACGGACCGCGACTGGTACCGGGGGCCGCGGACGAAATACTGCGGACCCTGGAGAGACTGGGGTTGGAGTGGGACGGTGAAATCCTGTTTCAGAGCCGTCGCGTCGAGCGCTACGAGGCTGTTTTGGACCAGTTGCGTCGAAGCGGCCATCTGTTTGCCTGTGCCTGCTCCCGCAAAGAGGTGCTGGCCAGCGCGCCCCATCGCGGCGAGGAGGGGCCGGTCTACGCCGGTACCTGTCGGGATGGCCTGCCGCCAGGGCGTCCGGCGAGAGCCTGGCGCCTGCGCGTGCCGCATTGCACGGTCGGCTTTCACGACTGCCTGAACGGCGAGTACCGGCAGTGCCTGGCGGAGGATGTCGGTGATTTTGTGTTGCGCCGGGCCGATGGCCTGTTTGCCTATCAGCTGGCGGTGGTGGTGGACGATGCCGAAAGCGGCGTTACCCAGGTGGTGCGCGGAGCCGACCTGCTCAGCAGTACGCCCCGGCAGATCTATCTGCACCATTGTCTCGGATTTGCCGTGCCCTGCTATGCGCATCTGCCGCTGGCGCTGGCGCCGGATGGCGAAAAGCTCAGCAAACGCCACGGTGCCGTGAGCCTCGACCGCGACGGCGGCGGAAATTTGATCTGCCAGGCGCTGAGGTTCCTGGGGCAAAATGTGCCGGAGGGTTTGCAAGGCGCTCAGCCTGCGGAGGTGCTGAGCTGGGCGGTGCGGCATTTCGATCGTGCGAAGGTGCCGAGGAGCAGGTAA